The genome window GTAAAAAGTTTGGAAACAGAACTAATATTTACTGGGTACTCTTTTAATTTTCCCAGGGCTGCCAAAaccaagtaccacaaactgaatggCTTGTAAGAAAttttttctcttacagttctggacacTAAAAGTCTGAAATCCAGATGTCGGCAGGGCCACGttccctccagagcctcctggggaggatccttccttgtctcttccggTTCTGGTAGTTCCAGGAGATCCTTGACTTGTGGcaacatcactccagtctctgtctccgtcttcacatggccttctcctctgtgtctgtctgcatccaaatttccttcttataaggacaccagtcgtactggattaagggcccacccctctccaatatgacctcatcttaactgatTACATTGCAAAACCCCAAATagggtcatattctgaggtaccagtgcttaagacttcaacatatctttggggggggggggggacacgattcagcccataacaagaaGCCCCTGTTATAAAGCCATATTAAAACATAAAGTCCTTGCAGAATTTGACCTTGTCTTTTAGAGAGCTTTCGTCCTCTAAATTAAACTAGGACTATGAGCGGTTTTAAACACAACGAAAACAACTACAAATCAGGCCCTTTCTCAAGAACAATGTTGAAACAAGAGGTCAAACACCTGTCCACCCCATACCTAACAGCCAGGGATGAATCTGCAAGACCTAAACAGCAAGTCAATTGGCAGATTATGATCACTAATTCATCTATCCGTTCAACATATTTGAGgcccttctgtgtgccaggcgctgttctagGTGCTGACGATACGGCAGTCAACAAAACAGACAATAACCTCTGCCCTGGTATAGCTTACTTGCCCAGGGGCGAGAAGACAAGCAgaccaaatcaataaaaatgtgGTATGGGTTGACAGGGAAAAATAAAGTGCGATGAGGATTGGGATTTGCATTTTAAGCGGGGTGGTCAGAGGAGGTGACAGGCAAGCAAAGGCCTGAAGGACAGGAGGCTCTGGCCTTGGGGTGAGGGGTGCAGACAGGAAACAGCAAGTACAAAGTTCCTCAACAGAAGCTTTTGTGAGAACTCTGCTTCCTACTCTGTGATGAGCCACTGCATGCTTTCAAACACTCACATGACAAGTGTCTATTTAACTGAAGAACCAGAGACCCAACAGGATGAGAGCCTTTGAGGCACTGAGTAGTTTTAGTCAATGAGGAAGGTCCCAATTTTACCTGGGCATAAAGTTACTGGGTTAAAATCAAAACTGGTTAAGGTCCTCCAGGCCATAAAAACCATAAAATTTGGGGTTATCATTTCTACCAGGCTAAAATCATTTGCATCTCCTCTGGACAAAAATCTTCCAGTTATGTGTAATCTCACAGAGTCCAGGCCCTAATCAAGAgtaaataggaaataaaagaaagacgCAACCCTGGAGAATTTAAACAGACCGTGGGTAGGTCTGTTAGGCTGTGCTCAGTAGGATACTGAAAGGCTATGCAATCCTCCTTTTGCCTTCTTCATAAATGTTGGACCCTTTTTCTTAACATAAGACACGAATTTACATATTGGCAGCTGTGGCTTTCAATTTTCCAAATGGAGTGTGCTATTAATATTAATCTGCTTTTCACCATCTTCTGTGTCTGTTTTCAGTCAGGCAGGAAAATTACCAACAAGCAATTCTAGAATTACAATAACGTTCCATTATAAAAACTAAGCATATTTTAATACTGTTTTGATACTCACCTTTATGGATACTAAAACATTTTATGAGCAATTTAAATTTTGtaacaggacaaaaaaaaaaatccacatatctgCTTTGAGTTGAAGCCAGCAACAAAAAAACTAATTGACACTAACTGCGGTCTTGAATTTTATATGGATTTTGGacataactttgggcaagttactgaatttcttagcctcagtttcctcctctgaaaaataaaaccttcGTCACTTCACTGTCGTACGTGTGATTGTGCTGACAGACACAGAGCTGGGATTATGCTGCTGTGTTCGTCTTCACTCTGTTAAATGCATATTCACAGGTCATAATTTCTGCTTTTTGGGCTTTCTTGTAGGTTTCTTCTTTTTACCATGTCTTTTGCTACATGGATGTGTCCTTTCATCTTCTTGTGActgtaaaaagtaaaaatcaggtTTTTTAATCTTACcaattgcttttttttcccaagggaaaaaaaaattttactcgtatttctcatccttccttccttttgtaaAGAACGAAATGGTGTTTTCTGAAGTACCCTTAACATTAGATATGAAATTCAACaaatctcagtctctctctctcaatctcctctctgtctctctctaaatGCCGTTTTTAACTGGAATCCCTTTCCCGTAATTTAGTGTCACGTTTTtgagaaatacagaaaacaacaCAACGTGCATTTATCTAGAAGCTGTTAAAATTACACACTTAGCTCATGTACCAACTGTTCTGTTAGCTCTTCGCTAGGTTCTTGGAAAGTTACACCATATGTTCGTCaataattagttttttaaaataacaacctGTTCACCCaaacacattaaataaatatGCCATAAGAAGTGAAAGTTCCACATCACGGCTTCAGGCAGAGATGCACCTCCCGTTTACTCCACACAAGTTTCTTGTCAGAGAACATCACATTAGCCAAATTGGAATCATGCTACTTATTTGGATGGAAGCAGAAGAGGCAGCAGTTTTTAGGACTCTTCCatctgtgttgtgtgtgtgttattaGGTGTTTTGAAACACTCTCATGTTTAGCCTTTAATTTGCCCAAAAGTGTTTTTCTGTGTTATAACTTCATTAAGTGCATTTTGCATGCCAGAAGACCATGAGACCCAAAAAGCTTGAAAAAGTTAAGAATGGTACAGAAACTCTGAATATacttaaaaaccactgaattgtacactctgtatctcaataaaactgtttttttttaatggttatagaAAAAGTAATGAGTAAAGGAAGCATTCATGCCATTACAGTTTATGTAACTGTTGTAAATGTAATTATGTAATTCCAAATTATTACTTATATAAACTTGTCTTTATCAGTCAAttgataaatgtattttttaatttttattggagtatagttgatttacaatgttgtgctagtttcaagtgtacagcaaagtgaatcatttatacatatacttatatccactattttttagatttctttcccatataggccattacacagtattgagtagagctccctgtgctatacagtaggtccttattagttatctattttatatatagtagtgtgtatatgtcaatcccaatctcctaatttatccctccctccccttacaccctggtaatcataagtttgtttttacatctgtaactctatttctgttttgtaaataagttcatttgtaccctttttttagattccacatataagcgatttcatatattcgtctttctctgtctgacttacttcacttagtgtgacaatctctaggtccatccatgttgctgcaaacggcattatttcgtGATATAGTTTTCTATCTGCAAAAAGTATTTGGGTATCTTGGGCTAAAATGGAATTTGtaatttttccaattaaaatgaatgtaaaatgttttcattttatggctTTTCACTTAGCAGAAGCATTTTCAAGGACAAATTAAAGTTGTTAAGCAAGATAGGGGTTTAATTATTTGAAGCTTAGAGTTAGATGTTTAAGGGGGATTAGACTTGGCAGAGATGGAGATATTGAGATGTGTCGGTGTATGCTGAACGGATCTGTGCTAAGTGGCAGGGTTGAAATATATTCTGCCCATTGAGAAAGACGAAGACCTGCAAAACAGCGGAAGGCTAATAAGACTATGTAtagtgttgggggggggggaaggggtagAGAGGCCAGTGAAAGGCAGAAAAACCAGGAAAAATCTAGAAAAGGGCAAACAGATAATGACCAAAAGCTGACTTGGAAATTTCATTTGCTCATCCAGCAGCTGGGCTGTGGTTTGTTATCATAAAGGAAGTTCACATGCTTCATTCAGTTCCAGATTtcagacaaaaaaacaaacaaacaaacaaaaaaactccatgCTTAAGAGTTAAAACTGATTTTCTAAgctcaaaagtaatttatatccATTTATTCTCTCTTACCTTACTTTGTAAAGGACAAACCTTAAAACAAACCACAATTTTCTGCCTTGTTTGTAGAGAGAAAAAAACTGGCAAACAATATAGTTTGGGCACTTTTCTAATAGAAAAGGAGCTCAACAAATACTGAAATGTGGGAAATATAAACAACAGCAAACATAAAATAACGTCTTTTTTAAAAGGTAcatagcgggacttccctggtggtccagtggttaagacttcgccttccaatgcagggggtgcgggtttgatccctggtcggggagctcagatcccacatgcctcgccgccaaaaaaccaaaacataaaacagaagcagtattgtaagaaattcaataaagactttaaaaatggtccacatcaaaaaaatctttaaaaaatttttttaaaaaggcgcATAGCAAAGGTATTAGTCAATCAGAAATTTAGAATCTGAATGTGTAATGTCGAAAGTTTTGAAGAAATACATGAGGAAAATATATTATTCTTTAGTTATTTCCAGTAACTTGAGAAAAGTTAAGTGTCTGGGTTCCAAATCAGCAAGTGCTGATTCTGAACTTCAGTGACTTTTTTCTGATAAAGGATGAAGAAATGTTGAATAATAAAACCCTACAAaccaaattaaatttttaataagcttttttTCATATTACATCTGATCCCAGTCAAgagtaaagaaaagagaatataagccaagagaaaataaagttattgaagCATTTTTTAAGTATTCGATTTTCTGGATAGACTGGCTTTAAACCTTCCCAAGGTCTACggactttgctttttatttactttttttaataagttgtaaaagaagtttttaaaataagttttcttaagaggaatttttctacattttaatgCAACTTTATAAATTCTTTTAAAGACATTTCCAGCAAATAGAAAGATAAGTCATATTGGAAAATGTGAATCATTCCAGAAATAGAGATTTTAGTTTCCTTTCAaacttcatttccttttaataCTCATTCACCTGCAGCCCAAattcttcatgtattttgccAGATATTATTTATGAACTACAAACGAGGCAATTACGTCCTCTGCTTTATGAGATCACTTAAActcaaacaagacaaaacaaaacacccttcTAAGGGTGATGATGGTGATTGCATCCGAGAAGGTCACAGCAGTTACGCTGAGCCCTCCTCTGGAGACACTGGGCAAACATACTCTTTTCTCCCGATTAGGGCAATTTCCACCCCAGAACAGCTTTTTCCACAGCAATAATAAACTAGTTTGGGAAATCCCCAGATACAGGCTCTGAATCTTTGAAAGCCAAACCTCaacaataaaaacacacacacaaaaatgtaggTGAGACAATGGTGACTCTGGCTCGTTTTCCCTTCAAATCCTTCCCAGCTCTTGAAAGCTTCATCATAGCCTAACCATGCATTGCAGCAcccaaataaaatagatttttttaaagccttctaTTTACTAAGTGCTTTTAGTCAGTTTCTCACCTCTCTAACCAACCCCATTCCATTCGCAATTTATTACATAGCGTATGAACAGTTCTTGGCTTATAGTGAGTACTCCGTAAATGTTGATGATGGCAATTATTAGTGTCATTATCCAGAGACAAAAAACGATGCTCGATATTTAAATCTTAACCAGCTTATCAATGATTACTAGAGAAAATCAAGTGTAAGTTGAATTCTTTCAAATTGCTCTCATGCAagacatgtgtttatttttaagccCAAATGTTATGTCTCTCTAGCCTAGCTATATAAAATAGCTTTGCTCTCAAAGTGAATGCCATGGGGAGAAAATGGGCAGGGGACTATGGCAGATTAAAAGAACACAAAGAGACTTAACAACAAAATGCAATGTAACTTGATTGACTCCAGATCCAGAAATAAAAATCTACACAAGACATTTTGGAAACAATTGGGGAATTCGAATATGGGCTGGGTATGAATGATATTATAGAATTATTAGTTTTATTAGGTATTATAATGGTATTGTGGCTATAAAGAAGGCTGTCTCTATTCTTAGAAAATGCAGGCTGAAATATTTAGGAGTAAAGTATTGTGATATCTGAGCAACTTATTTTCAAGTGGCTCAGCAAaaagttatatatttaaatacagagaaaaagcaAATGTGACACAATGTTAACAACTGGTGAATCTCAGTGGAAAGTTTATAAGTGTTTATTGTACTATACTTCCAATTTTCTGCAGAGGTAAGATTTGTTTCATAAAAAGTTGGgaataaaaaatagcaaaataaatagttttactgaagaaaataccacacatttctttaaatattttactgtaaTAATATAcaattatacattctttttacttatttacaCTTCATAAAAGCATACCTACTCAACATAGTTACTCAATCTGAAATTAACTACCTTAAGTACATCATTTAACTTTCAGTGCTGATGCATGAATCTCTTTATCTTAAATATAAATCAGAATAGCTTAACACCAGCTTTAAATTAGAGACAATGAGATGCCGGGTGGATCATGAGTTAATATTTCAATTAAGttaaaattttcaataatttcttctttgcttttcttttttgtctagAACAGTCTGTTTTAAGCTCAAAATAGCATCTTGAAATCCAGGATTTAAGTCTAATACTTTCTTGAAATCTTCCAAAGCATCATCAAAGTATCCTGTGCCGGAacccaaaaaaatggaaaagaaaaaacactgagtatttctatatattattcaTAGCAAAGTTTGGATACATatacttttgcttttatatttacaAGCTTTCAACCACTCCTACTAAAGGAATATTTTCCTCTTGATAATGATGTAGGGATGTGTGTATCACAGTAACTTTGTGTACCCTTACAGACTAATACACTTAAAATTAGTTACGGGTTTACGTACTGGGATTTAACAGGTACATAGCCTAAATCATCCCGAAGTTTCAACAAAACCATGTCACCTATTTTATATAATTAcagtaaaattaagaaacaggaaattaatattctttttaacACTTGAATGAGGAACGATCCTAACAGTCCCTTTAGTCCAAGAACCTAAGACCCCTTCACTTTATATTGTCTTGTATGCCTGCAAAGATTTTAACTCAGAAAAGTTTCACAGGGTATCAGCAGCATTACCCTCATTTCGCAGCTGGCGATGCAGACAGAGGCACAAAGTAACGGGAGCATGCTCACCCCGGCGCCCAGGTCCAATTCCCACCCCGGTGCCCCGCTGTGGTCTGTAACACCTACTGAAAGCCGAAAATAAATTCAGGTAGGCGTCCTTTGCTCCAGGCTCTAAACCTAAATTTCACATCACTTTCACACTGGATGATTACTACCTTAGTTTTACAACATTTGAGAGCTCTGAATTCACAGCATACAGTCAAGgacaaaagggggaaaaaaattcttaCCCAGCCTATATAATATCAACCCTCTGTTGTAATATGGAACTTCAAAATTGGGTTGGACTTCTATGGCAGATGTGTAGTCATCCATGGCTTCATAAAAATCCACCCTGAAGTACTTGATTTGCCCCCTGTTGTTATATGCAGTAGCCAAATCCTCAGGGCTGCATTTGCTTTAAACAAAAAGTTCACATTAAAAACACAGTGTTGCCAAATTCCTCTTGCTTCCCCTCTCATTCTCTTTTGGGTGTTGTCAAACTCATAGCCTATAACATGCAGTATCTACACTGAAAAACCAAGCGGGAGAAACAAAGTGCAAGGAAATAAAGCGGTGGAGTCAATTTTTGTTTAATCCTGTTTTCTACATTTGCAAGGTTATATAGCACTACAATGTCAATCTGAAAAGCACATTCATTTTACTGTGTGTTCAAAGCCCCTGTTCATTGTCAACTTGTTTTTTGAATATaatatgaaaatgtttattttctaaagCACGTGCCAGTGCGGCAAAGTAGACAGCTCAGAATTGAATGAAGCAAGCAGGGAAAGCCAGCCCAAAGTTCAAGTGTGCTACAGACGTGtcataaagtgaatcagttttatcctcaaatttttaaatgatctcaAAACGTTgagattttaaatcattttccaCCAGTAAAGAAACAGAGGTTAACTCTAAGTGAAAAATCAACATGCTGATCCCTAGGGAGCGCTCTCTCGGGACAGAATcgccctccctccagcctcagcAGGCATCCTTCCCAAGGCCAGACTGGCTTCCTGCTAGTGAGACATCACGGCTCTGGTCCACACTGGGGGTcctgtgtgcagaaaaggcaCTGCATCTGAGGGCTCCAGAGGTGGTccaaggagctttttttttttttttttaacatctttattggagtataattgctttacagtggtgtgttagtttctgctttataacaaagtgaatcagttatacatatacgtatgtccccatatctcttccctctcgcgt of Eschrichtius robustus isolate mEscRob2 chromosome 15, mEscRob2.pri, whole genome shotgun sequence contains these proteins:
- the TTC32 gene encoding tetratricopeptide repeat protein 32, encoding MEGQQGQENLATLALAQAHFQKGEYAEAEALYSAYVRQYACAASEGEAPGSKCSPEDLATAYNNRGQIKYFRVDFYEAMDDYTSAIEVQPNFEVPYYNRGLILYRLGYFDDALEDFKKVLDLNPGFQDAILSLKQTVLDKKEKQRRNY